Proteins found in one uncultured Desulfuromonas sp. genomic segment:
- a CDS encoding chloride channel protein has product MSLGTIPRIFDWLRRVGLAVMGRFRVSENTFMAILAVAIGLLSGLCNYAFRQAIEFFHWLVIEQGMELFHISWHQWSASRWLAILFPLAGALLMIPFGLWFAKDLKFGFSSFLEQVNLRGAKIPGRTIITRGLASAITLGTGGSAGQEGPIAQIGGAVGSQFGQGFKVSGNRLKVLVACGVSGGVAATFNAPIAGVFFAQEIVLLSSFEISSFTSIVIASGMSTVVSRALIGNEIAFHIPPYQVGSHWELLLYVALGAVIGGLAAGFIDVHFRIKDLFDKLCVSRLVKPIIGALLVGLIGVGFPQVFGNGYDFMGEFLNGQGAWYLLLALILFKAIATSITLGSGLPGGLFAPVLYIGAVTGGAFGHIAQMLFPSLTIAPGSYALIGMGAFLSAATHAPMTAIFLLFEMTASYQVIVPIMLSCVVGTAISRHFKKESLDTVELAKAGIDLEAGKERNIMKSIRVDDVMTQRLETVPEAMTLRQFTEFISNTKHTNFPLLNPAGEMTGIISIQDFLGVVFEKDLMDLVVVKELATTEVTTVFGDENLDQAMRKIGYRNIEQLPVVDRQHQSRLIGIVSRRDMVSAYNKALMARTLEEEHDGSSHASA; this is encoded by the coding sequence ATGAGTTTAGGCACCATACCCCGTATATTTGACTGGTTACGCCGAGTCGGCCTGGCCGTGATGGGACGTTTCCGGGTCAGCGAAAACACCTTTATGGCCATTCTGGCGGTGGCCATCGGCTTGTTGTCTGGTTTGTGTAATTACGCTTTTCGTCAAGCCATCGAGTTTTTTCACTGGTTGGTCATTGAGCAGGGCATGGAGCTGTTTCATATCTCCTGGCACCAGTGGAGTGCCTCACGCTGGCTGGCGATTTTATTTCCGCTGGCCGGGGCTTTACTGATGATCCCGTTTGGTTTGTGGTTTGCCAAGGACCTTAAGTTTGGATTTTCCTCGTTTTTGGAACAGGTTAACCTGCGTGGAGCCAAGATCCCCGGCCGCACCATTATCACCCGCGGTCTGGCCAGTGCCATCACTCTGGGAACCGGTGGCAGTGCCGGTCAAGAAGGGCCGATCGCCCAGATCGGTGGCGCGGTCGGTAGCCAGTTTGGCCAGGGCTTTAAAGTGAGCGGCAACCGGCTCAAGGTGCTGGTGGCCTGTGGCGTGTCCGGTGGCGTGGCCGCAACGTTTAACGCGCCGATTGCCGGGGTATTTTTTGCCCAGGAAATTGTCCTGCTTTCCTCGTTTGAAATCTCCAGTTTTACCTCGATTGTTATTGCCAGCGGCATGAGTACCGTGGTGTCACGGGCGCTGATCGGTAACGAGATCGCGTTTCACATTCCGCCTTATCAAGTCGGGTCTCATTGGGAGCTGCTGCTGTACGTGGCTTTGGGGGCGGTTATCGGCGGCTTGGCCGCAGGCTTTATCGATGTTCATTTCCGCATCAAGGATCTGTTTGATAAATTGTGCGTATCTCGCTTGGTCAAGCCGATCATAGGCGCATTGCTGGTGGGGTTGATCGGGGTCGGGTTTCCCCAAGTGTTCGGAAACGGCTACGATTTTATGGGCGAGTTTCTCAATGGTCAGGGGGCCTGGTACCTGTTGTTGGCTCTGATCCTGTTCAAGGCTATTGCCACATCCATCACACTCGGTTCCGGTTTGCCCGGCGGTTTGTTTGCGCCGGTGTTGTATATCGGTGCGGTGACCGGCGGTGCGTTTGGCCATATTGCTCAAATGCTGTTCCCTTCCTTGACCATTGCGCCGGGTTCTTATGCGCTGATCGGGATGGGCGCGTTTTTGTCCGCGGCTACCCATGCACCGATGACGGCGATCTTTCTGCTGTTTGAAATGACGGCCTCCTATCAGGTTATCGTTCCCATCATGTTGTCCTGTGTTGTCGGAACGGCCATCAGTCGTCATTTCAAAAAAGAGAGCCTTGATACGGTTGAACTGGCGAAAGCCGGGATCGATCTTGAAGCGGGTAAAGAACGTAACATTATGAAATCGATTCGCGTCGATGATGTTATGACCCAGAGGCTGGAAACCGTCCCCGAGGCGATGACCCTGCGTCAGTTTACCGAGTTTATTTCCAACACCAAGCATACCAATTTTCCGCTGCTGAATCCGGCGGGTGAAATGACCGGGATTATTTCCATTCAGGATTTTCTCGGCGTGGTGTTTGAAAAAGACCTGATGGATCTGGTGGTGGTCAAAGAGTTGGCGACCACGGAAGTGACCACCGTGTTTGGCGATGAAAATCTCGATCAGGCCATGCGCAAGATCGGTTATCGCAACATTGAGCAGCTTCCGGTAGTCGACCGCCAGCATCAGAGTCGCCTGATCGGCATTGTCTCACGCCGCGATATGGTCTCCGCTTATAACAAAGCCCTGATGGCGCGCACTTTGGAGGAGGAACACGATGGATCGTCCCACGCCTCAGCTTAA